From Montipora foliosa isolate CH-2021 chromosome 6, ASM3666993v2, whole genome shotgun sequence, a single genomic window includes:
- the LOC138004919 gene encoding uncharacterized protein — translation MPSFCLIVGCSNDKKRRPDLSFCRVPKVITSHGEETEILSNERRTRWLAAISRDDLTESKLENDRVCGIHFHSGKAASLWDKFNLDWVPSLHLGHSKLKSSDQQEKQQERAQRIRERRKREREREEQDQAVKGKMSREDEPEAHGDRIRDMSFAAQDEEDLAKVPEEEEEGNNMATQSEPSELTQSRSTQTEQCDYMFRTPKPWMPEKSTVFEQEFFEGDDGKVRFYTGLPSREVLMKTFSFVSPHVNRRSLSLSKFQEFVLVLIKLRLAVPHQDLAYRFGVSRTVVSRIIVTWLTVMDVRLSPLISWPSREQLQRTMPKCFIDSFGLKTSVIIDCFEIFIDRPSNLLARAQTFSNYKHHNTAKVLIGITPQGTISFVSKAWGGRTSDKFLTENCGFLKNLLPGDLVLADRGFTVHEQVWFHQAELNVPAFTRGKQQLDPVDVEKTRKIANVRIHVERVSGILRQKYTILQSTLSTDYLACEDKSKAPLIDKIIRVCAALVNLCPPIVSFD, via the coding sequence ATGCCTTCGTTTTGTCTAATCGTTGGATGTTCCAACGATAAAAAGAGACGTCCAGACCTTAGTTTTTGTAGGGTGCCTAAAGTTATTACTAGTCATGGCGAGGAGACGGAAATTTTGTCGAATGAACGGCGAACTAGATGGTTAGCGGCCATAAGTCGTGATGACTTGACGGAAAGCAAGCTTGAGAACGACCGTGTTTGTGGAATTCATTTTCACTCTGGAAAAGCAGCTTCCCTCTGGGATAAATTCAATCTAGACTGGGTGCCTAGCTTGCATTTGGGCCACAGCAAGTTAAAGAGTTCAGACCAACAagagaaacaacaagaaagagccCAGAGAATAAGGGAAAGACGTAAACGCGAGAGGGAGCGTGAAGAACAGGATCAGGctgttaaaggaaaaatgtccagGGAAGATGAACCAGAAGCCCATGGCGATAGAATCAGGGATATGTCTTTCGCGGCTCAAGATGAAGAAGATTTGGCAAAGGTTCcagaggaggaggaagaggggAACAACATGGCCACGCAATCTGAGCCAAGCGAACTCACGCAATCACGGTCAACGCAAACCGAGCAGTGTGATTACATGTTTCGAACGCCTAAACCTTGGATGCCAGAAAAATCGACCGTATTTGAACAGGAATTTTTTGAGGGAGATGACGGtaaagttcgcttttacactgGGTTACCCTCGAGGGAagttttaatgaaaacattCTCCTTTGTATCTCCACATGTCAACAGACGCTCCCTGTCATTGAGTAAATTTCAGGAGTTTGTTCTGGTGTTGATAAAACTACGGCTGGCCGTCCCACACCAAGATCTTGCTTATCGTTTTGGTGTTTCTAGAACTGTTGTTTCTCGCATTATTGTCACCTGGTTAACTGTCATGGATGTTCGTTTATCTCCTTTAATTTCCTGGCCAAGTCGGGAACAGCTTCAAAGAACAATGCCAAAATGTTTCATTGATTCTTTTGGTCTAAAGACAAGTGTGATCATTGACTGTTTCGAGATATTTATTGATAGGCCATCCAATCTGTTAGCAAGAGCACAGACCTTTTCGAACTACAAACACCATAACACTGCAAAAGTGTTAATTGGGATAACACCACAGGGAACAATATCATTTGTAAGCAAGGCCTGGGGGGGCCGCACATCGGACAAATTTCTTACAGAGAACTGtggctttttaaaaaatttacttCCTGGGGATCTTGTCCTTGCAGACAGAGGTTTCACTGTCCACGAGCAGGTGTGGTTTCACCAGGCAGAACTGAACGTCCCTGCATTTACCAGGGGCAAACAACAGCTGGATCCAGTTGATGTAGAAAAGACACGTAAAATCGCCAATGTCAGAATTCACGTGGAGAGAGTTAGTGGAATTCTGAGACAAAAGTACACAATCTTACAAAGTACTCTGTCAACTGACTACTTAGCATGTGAGGACAAGAGCAAAGCCCCACTGATTGACAAGATAATTCGAGTTTGTGCTGCCCTTGTTAACCTCTGTCCTCCTATTGTGAGTTTTGATTGA